In the genome of Methanococcoides burtonii DSM 6242, the window GAGGTGCCTGAAGAATGGCAGGCAAGACTTGAGGTGATAGCGCCTGAACTTATTGAGGAACTGAACACGAAAAAGGAGCCTGATAAAGGGCTTAAGCCTCTGGATGTCAAGGAGGGTGAGAGTGTTGTAATGAGGTTTGCACCGAATCCTAATGGGCCACCAACTCTTGGTAGTACCCGTGGTATCGTTGTGAATTCGGAATATGTCAAGAGGTATGGTGGCAAGTTCATCATTAGATTCGATGATACTGATCCTCAGACCAAGCGCCCTATGCTTGAAGCATATGACTGGTACCTCGAGGATTGCGAGTGGCTTGATGCAAAACCGGACGAGGTAGTCATTGCTTCTGATAATATGGAGGTCTATTATGACTATGCGAGACAGCTCCTCGAGATGGGTCACGCTTACGTGTGTTTCTGTGAGGGTGGTGATTTCAAGAAGTTCAAGGATGCTAAGGAACCATGTCCTCATAGGGGCCATGCACCTGAAGTGAATCTTGAGCACTGGGACAAGATGCTTGCAGGCGAATATGAGGAGAAGGCTGCGGTCGTGAGGATAAAGACCGATATCGAACATAAGGATCCTGCTATGCGTGATTTTGGTGCTTTCAGGATAGTGAAGACAGCTCATCCTCGTCCTGAAGTTGACGATAAATATGTCGTATGGCCATTACTTGATTTCGAGGGTGCAATTGAGGACCATGTGCTTGGTATGACCCATATTATCCGTGGTAAGGACCTGATGGACAGTGAAAAACGTCAGGGCTATATCTATAATTATCTGGGCTGGGAATATCCAAAGACAACTCACTGGGGTCGTGTGAAAATGCATGAGTTCGGTAAGTTCAGCACAAGTGGTTTGCGCCAGTCCATCGAGGATGGCGAATATTCCGGCTGGGATGATCCAAGATTGCCTACACTTCGTGCTCTTAGAAGAAGGGGTATCAAGCCTGAAGCTATTCGTAAGTTCATGATCGATATGGGCGTTGGCGAGACTGATGTCAGTCTCAGCATGGACACTCTCTATGCGGAGAACAGAAAGATCATCGACACTATTGCTAATAGGTACTTCTTTGTGTGGGATCCTGTGGAGCTTGAGGTCGAGGATGCGGTATGTTGTACTGTGAACCCATCTCTTCATCCTTCTGAGGATAGGGGAGTACGTTGCATCGATATCGGTTCAAAGTTGCTGGTCTGCAAGAGTGACGTCGAGTCTGCTGAATTGGGCGATATGTTGCGTATGAAATACCTGTATAATATCGAGATAACTTCTGTATCACCGTTGAAATGTAAATGTATCGGCGATTCAATGGAAGATGCAAAGAGCAACAAGATGCGTATAATCCACTGGGTGCCTGAAGACGGTATTCCTGTGAAAGTACTTGCGCCACAAGGTGAATTTATCGGTATGGGTGAAAAGCAGATCGTGGATGAACTTGACAATGTTGTCCAGTTCGAAAGATTTGGCTTCTGCCGTATCGATTCTGTGGATGATGGCGTTGTCGCTTATTTCACCCACAAGTAAGTTCAAAGTGTATGAACGAGACCGGTATTTCCGGTCTCTTGTTTTAATTTTGAGTGGTAATATGGATTGGAGTAAGTGGAAAAGGTATTATGGTGTAAAGCTTAGGGTCGCTGCATTCATTTTTGGTATTATTGGCTGGTTCCTTCTTTTTGTTTCTATTTTAGGATCACATTTTGAGCAACAGCTCTTATGTCTGGAAACGGTTGCAGGATCAACGACGTTTACACTTGGGATAAAGGTCTTAATATTTTCAGTTATCATTTCAATTATGAAATTCCAGAATGTTATTATGGAAAAGCTAGAAAAGCGTCAAATGTTATTTTCTTTCCTGAAAAAAGCTTACGCTACAGCAGTTTTCGGATGTATTTTCGGGATCATCATTCTATTGATCTGATGTGTCCGAATTGAAATAAGTTGTAAGAAGTCAAAAAAGTTTAAAGCGGTGACCGAAAGGCCACCATATGTATTTTAAAGATCACTCTTCAGTAGGTTTTTCAGGTGCAACTTCTTCAACAGGTGTTTCAGCCACAACTTCTTCAACAGGTGCTTCAGTTACAACTGGTTCAACAGGTGTAATAGATGCGACTGCCATGCGGTGTGGAGGAACTACCTGAACTTCGGTCTTCCTGATCTCTACTCTTCTGAGTGGATAAATGGACTTTGCTTTCCTGTAGATGTTTGCGGAAAGTTTACCGACAATAGCCTCTTCGACAAACTGCTCAAAGTCGAGTTCAGATGCGCGTTTTGCTGTTGTTTCGGTCATGATGTCCCTGAGTGCCTTGATCTGGCTTGTCCTTGCTCTCTTTACGGTGAAGCATATAGGCTTAACCCTGATCTTGTAGCCATCCTTTGTCTTGACATTAAGGTTAGTGTCGATCCTGGAGGTCTGGCGTTTTACAATGGAACGGAGGTAGTCGGTTGTGATCTCGTGACCGATGAACCTTGTGTTTGCAACATCGCCTGTGACGTTGTCGATCTCCAACTTAAGTTTTATGTTGTGTTTCGAGAA includes:
- a CDS encoding glutamate--tRNA ligase, giving the protein MTLSDEDKITIEKFALQNAVKYGKAPQLGAVMGKVMGLCPHLRPLSKEVGPVIQHVLDEVMKEVPEEWQARLEVIAPELIEELNTKKEPDKGLKPLDVKEGESVVMRFAPNPNGPPTLGSTRGIVVNSEYVKRYGGKFIIRFDDTDPQTKRPMLEAYDWYLEDCEWLDAKPDEVVIASDNMEVYYDYARQLLEMGHAYVCFCEGGDFKKFKDAKEPCPHRGHAPEVNLEHWDKMLAGEYEEKAAVVRIKTDIEHKDPAMRDFGAFRIVKTAHPRPEVDDKYVVWPLLDFEGAIEDHVLGMTHIIRGKDLMDSEKRQGYIYNYLGWEYPKTTHWGRVKMHEFGKFSTSGLRQSIEDGEYSGWDDPRLPTLRALRRRGIKPEAIRKFMIDMGVGETDVSLSMDTLYAENRKIIDTIANRYFFVWDPVELEVEDAVCCTVNPSLHPSEDRGVRCIDIGSKLLVCKSDVESAELGDMLRMKYLYNIEITSVSPLKCKCIGDSMEDAKSNKMRIIHWVPEDGIPVKVLAPQGEFIGMGEKQIVDELDNVVQFERFGFCRIDSVDDGVVAYFTHK
- a CDS encoding 30S ribosomal protein S3ae, which encodes MAKKRVQRKLDKWKLKQWYNIVAPKFIGSNHIGLTPTDDPESLIGRIVETTVGELTNDFSKHNIKLKLEIDNVTGDVANTRFIGHEITTDYLRSIVKRQTSRIDTNLNVKTKDGYKIRVKPICFTVKRARTSQIKALRDIMTETTAKRASELDFEQFVEEAIVGKLSANIYRKAKSIYPLRRVEIRKTEVQVVPPHRMAVASITPVEPVVTEAPVEEVVAETPVEEVAPEKPTEE